GTCTTTTGGTCCGTTAGTTGAAGTTGTAAAGTCAAACGAGGAAGGAAGAATCTTACTCGGCAAAGGTCAACTCTCTGTAAGCCCACGTCAGTGATTACCCGGAGCTAGGGATGGATGACACGAATCACTTACAGGCTGTAGATGTTCTCACGCTCCTCCTGGGCTTCGGCAGGAGCCATGGGAGGGTCGGCATAGAATTCTGGAAGAGCATGTCAGCAAGGCACAGCCGCGATCGAATGTGGTCCAGTGAGGTATACCCTCGAAACCAGTGCCGCGATACTTGTGCATGGCAGTTGGACCGCGGTCGGCCGTGGCGGACTTTTTGCCGGCCATGTTGTCGCGGTGTTTTCGTTGTGGCTGAAGATGGATATCTTGTTGTATGAGGAGAGGAAGTGCAAGTCTACAGATCGCGGTTGCGTAGAGAAGAGAAGCAAGTGTACTGGAGGTGAAGACGGGTAATGACTTCACGCTGTTGGTCTTGGAAAAGAGATTCTACCGAAAGGTAAGGTGGCTAGTACGCAGGGAAAGGGTATTACTCGTTCTTTCCACTTCCGATTCTATAACTTTTCCATCGCACTTACAAAGGAAGGAGACGGTTTGCATTACCGCCTTCCTTGTATCACAACTTACAGTAAGAGCACactgaaaaaaaaaacatgGAATTAGCAGGAAACTCACTCCCAAGATGCTTTCTGGACTCCCCCCACAAGTATGTTGAAAAAGCATGAGATACTGTTTGGTCCTCGGAAACGGCATGCGCAGATCGTGGATCTGATCTAAACTTTGCCTGATGTAAGAATCCATGCGACCCAATCACTTCAGGCATTCCCAGTTATCGGAGGCCTGCTACAGACGATCTTCCATACAAACGCTGACGGTGAGCCAATTATCTCCGAGAGCCTAAGTTGCTCAGGGGTTTGTGACGTGAAAAGCACGCCCGGTGGGTTGGTGGGTGGAAGCCTGCGTGCCGTACGTGCCTTAGGTACGTGGGACGCGGCATAATATCATTGGAATTGTAGGATGGCTTGCATCTGCAGCGCGGCATTTCGCTTCTTTGAGGCGGGTGGAAAAAGCTGAGGCGGAGTTACAATCACCATGCATGAAAAGTCCCCATCGCATTCGTATGGCGCGCGCcgcaggaggaagaggatggATGATGACTGACCAAGGCGGCGGGCTGCATATTCCATGAGCTGTGTGGAAAGCCCAGCTGACATGATTCGGTCCTGTCACGGGGGAGCAAGAGGGGCATCTCTCGTGCGCTGGAGAGGCAGCGGTGAGACCATCCGATGTAGATAACACGACATGACCCGGGCAGCTGGTGGTATCGTGAAGAGAGGCAGATACGGGCCGTTGGTTCCCTATGGATCTCACAGGCGTGGCGATGCAACCTTTTTGTGGTAGTGGTAGGAGGCGTCACGATGAACCTGTCCAACGATCCGTGCCAGATCTTCGGCAATGGCGAAACTCGCGACTGCCATTTCGTGTAAAGTCGCCGCTGATTCATGAGATACAGTCACACCGTCGAGATTGTTCAAAAGCGAAGGTCCCGAGAGCGAATGCTCCGTGAAAGCCAGCGCCAGACTCGGAGAGATACGCTGTAAGGTAAGCGAAGTCGCAGGCCAGCTGACGCATCGCCCTTTGTATGCAGGATCCTCAGTCTATTGAACACCAGTGGGAGTTAGCTCGTCGGCCACGACAACCTTGACCAAAGCCTCGACTTGCTGTGTCGTGCAAATAAAGGGAATATGAGCTGCGCCTATTCAGGCCCTGTTGGAACTTTGGAGCAAGGTTGAATAGAGGGGAAGAGACAAGGAACTTGAGTAAGGCACTCGGCCGACTGCGGGACAGGCGGTTGGGTGCCATGGCTCACGGAGTGGCTCGAGTGTGGAATGCCAGTGGTTCGTGTGTACGCCTGGATGTGGGAGCGACATGGGCCAGCGGCTGGACAAGGCGGATTCTTAAAGGAAAGGGCTGAATTGAAGTTGAAAAGTgagggaggaagaggaagacgcGAGATTATTGGTGATGTGGCTGAGCAGATTCGCAGCTTCCGCCACCTTTCTAGTTCTTTTCCAACGTTGGACTCCCGCAGCGGCCGGCAAGGGTCTTTTTTGGAGGGGCACAGACAGAGCCTGGAAGCGGATGGAGGGGGCGGAAGAGGAAGTAGCGTCGTTTCGATAGGTAGAAGAGGTCCCTGAGAATAGCGGGCAGCGGGGGGTTCGTTTGCCTTTGCGGTTGTTCTGGTCCCTTTTCCTTGTTCCATCCCGTGCCACCCACCTCACCCCAAGGCACCTGAAGGTAAATCATGCCTGCTACCAGCACCGTTGCGACGTCGTGTTTGTGTCTCTGTTCTCGAACGCCTCTGGCCAAGTTGGACGGGAGCAAACAGCGCTCATTGCCTGAAAAGACTTCTTGTCCCGTCCCGTCTGCCACTTGCACAAGGCAAGGTACTTTAGGTACTCCGTGCCTACCTACatacctaggtaggtacctaggCACCCAGGTAAGGTAGATACGTACTCAATGGAACCCTCCCTCAGGCTTTGGGGGAAGGGGCGCGACGATCCACTGCAAAAAAGTACCTTGTGCTGCTGAAAGTACCTTGCGCTTCGTTGGGGACACAGAGATACCTTTTCAAAGTTCCAAGTACGAAGTGCCTTACGGTACAACATCGCAGCGCCTCGGAGGTACGTACCACTTCGCGAATGGCATTTTCAATCTCGCTCTCGCGCCCAAATCAATTTGGTTGCTGCTGGGCTGCCGGCGCCTGCCAAACACATTCACTCATTCATCGTGTATTCGTGACTACGCCTCCTTCTTTCTCCTCCCCATCCTGTCATCTAACCTTGTTCCCTTGTCACCATCCTCCCACACCACCCTGGAACTAGACCAACTGCATTTTAACCTCTCCCCGTCCCCTTCATCTCGACACTGGACTCCTGGAGGCTCGTCTCTCTTCAAGTTCTCAACATTGCCGATCCACAGCTCTCAGGCTCGCGCCTCCATTTGCTTCCCTTGCCAAGCCGTCTCGACTGCCGTTTACCGACATTTACCAGATAGAAAGAGCCAGAGAAATAGAAAGCCAAGAAGACGCACAACGCGCAGACATACATCAGTTCGCCACGCCGCGCTACGGCCATCCAGCATCACATCCGTTACAAAACTTTCCATTTACCCCGACTTCCACGCGCCAGGCGCATCTAGGATACCCCCTGGGCAACCGAATCGCCCATAGACACTCTTCAACAACCACCGATCCTCTCTCGTTTTTTCCAACTCTCCCTAGCGCAAGCACCATGTCTAAAACAAAGATTCCCAATCTTCCTGATCTCTCTGATCTTCTCGACTACGATCACACCGTTGCTGGCCAGTAAGTACTTGCTCTGCCTCGCTTCCCTCACCCTCGGCGCCCCCTGTGCTCGACGAGGTGCGCTGTAAAGCCTCGCAAAGGAATCAAGATTTTAACGCTAGTTCGCCACTTTCAGTGCTGGAACCATGACCACTGCCGATGGCTCCATGTTCATCAAGCCCTGTACGCAGGCAGAGATCGATTTTTATCAATCGGCCTACTCAGACCCTGCGCATGCCGACTTCAAAGAAATAATGCCCGACTTCTGGGGAACCTTGAGCCTTGTCGACCCTCTCGAACTCAGCTCTGTCGAAGATGGTGTTCCCGGTCCCGTCGCCTCGCCTGAGGCCAAGAAGGAGCTCGAGGCCTCCGTTACCGGGCAGCCCCCGGCCGATTCGCATCAGGAGAATGGAAAGTGGGTGCAGAACAAGTCAAAGAAGATCAAGACCGATCAGTCGGTCGTCCTCAACAACTCTGGCTCGGGCTTTGCCTCGCCCAACTTTCTCGACGTCAAGTTGGGTGTCAGGCTGTGGGCCGACGATGCGCCTGCCGAGAAGAAGCGCAGGTTCGACGACATCACGAGCAAGACCACACACGGCCCCCTGGGCTTTAGAATCGCGGGTATGAAGGTCTGGCGCGGCTCCACCATGAAGTCCGAGCTGGATCAGAATGACTACAAGGTATACGATAAGGACTACGGCCGCACCTACGTAAATACCGATAATGTTGTCGAAAACTTCCGTAAATTCATCTTCAACAAGGCCGCCGGTATCGACGACGACCTGGCACGCGCGGTTGTTACGGCTTTCCTGCATGACCTGCGAAACGTCGAACGTGTCCTCTCTTCGGAAGAGAGCAGAATGTACTCGGCTAGCTTACTGTTCGTTTTCGAGGGCGACGGCGACAAGCTCAGAGAAGCCATTGCGCAGAACAACGCGGTCGTCGACAGTATCGTGGCCGCGGAGGTCAAGGTTGAGGCAGAGGGCGAGAAGCCTGGTAGAACTACCTCCCGTGTGGATAGTGGCATCGAGCTGATCGAGGAAGACCGTGTGACGATCCATGTCCCCGATCACGGTAGCCTTTcagacgacgatgacgatgacgacgatgtCGAATTGCCCAAGGTCTTCACGTTGAAACTTATTGATTTCGCCCACGCACAGTGGACTCCCGGCCAGGGTCCCGACGAAAACGCGCTCAAGGGCGTGCGGAGTTTGATCAAGATATTCGAAGAAATGGAAAAGGAAGAGTGAGGTCCAAGCCCTCTTCCCTGCCGGCTCGATAGAAGTTGCTCGGGATACAGAGGCTACCGGTCCTCGACTTTCGCAGCACCACCACGAAAAGTTTTGCGGGCCATGATTTGTGCGATAAACAAAGACCATCATCCACCAACAGGCTACAGACGAGCACGGTTTGCTCAACGATTACAATACCCAGATACAGTCGAGCGCGCTTTGGTGCGAAGTAGAAGTCGCTCCTGAGGAGGACAACAGGCTCGCATCCATGATAACGACCTTGAGATacaccatcatcatcatcatcacacCAGGCGTCGGGGATTCCTTTGCAGACTCATTCAATACCACTATTTTATTCTTATGATTTGTGCATCTGTTGCTTCGTAGTCTGAAGTATGTCACTACCGCGTGCTAACGGCAGGGAACCCAAAGGTTACCTCGCATCAACTATGGGCCCTGCATGGAACCAATGCAGGCCGGCTGCACAGGTAGAACACGGACGACATCTACTAAAATTGCGGGAACCCCACACTGAGATGTTGCTCGGGCAATGCGGGAGGGTGGGTTAACATTCAGTAAAGGAAATTGGGCATGACGAATGCCCGGAAGTAGCGGTATCATCAAGGGCTTCTCCTGGCAATACGGAACAGACCTAGGCATACAGTctagtagtagtatataataccAAATGTAATCGTAAGGCAGTGTACTTCTCCAGTTGTCCTGGCTTGAGTTGTCTTGAATGACGGACACGATTTACATGCAAGGCCtgagagattctattctggAGACTGGGGTGGCATATTCGAGAGCTCTCCACTACAGAGTATCAAGATTTGGGTATTTCTCAAGAGGTCCGAGACAGCGTCGTGACTCTCCCTAGATAGCTTGGTGCAAAGGTCTGACTCTTCCGTTGCCAATGCCTCCGATGTCCGTCACCCATTCGTGCTTGTTCTTTTCCCATCCGCTCTTGCTCAATAATTTGCTCATTTAGTTCGCACATTCAATTGGAACAGAGTCTTAAGGGAAACTGGAGGGATTTCCAAAGATAGGATAGATGTGAACGAGGAAGTGGAAAGGGATCACTGAATGAGGAAGTGACTGCATGTATATGAACGTTCAGGTTTTCTACAATTACTTTATGAGGGAAACACTGATGAATTAGTTATAGCTTGCTCTTCTACTAACTGAACCATGGACAATCAACTGAAGGTGGTCATGCGGAGTTGGTGTGAAGGAGCACGAGAGAGACATCCGGCAGAGCTTACCCACTAACAGTACGTACTGCTACCAGTGGGTGGGGCGAGGTCGGAACGGGAAGTGCTTTCTCCGACACTTCCCTGTCAGTGCTGTCATGTCTCGTCGCGCGCAGCGTGCAGTAACCTAGACTTTTTTGAGGCCTCAACCAGCGACCATCGCACTTGGAGGTCCTGTTTTCACCCACAGGTCACCTACTTTCCGCCACCATGGACGACCTCTTGAATCTTGAGCTCTTGTCGCTCGTGTCTAAGGTGACCTCCGAACTGCAGAACCATTTGGGCGTTTCCGACAAGACGCTCGCCGAGTTCATCATCGCCCAGCGAGTCGAAGCCGAAGACTACGATGGCTTCAAGAAGAAGCTCGCCGGCATGGGCGCCGACTTCCCCCCGAGTTTAGTCGAGAGCGTCGATCGCCTGGTGCTCACTATGCACCCAAAGATGAAGGGCAAAGCAAAGAAGAACAGCAACGGTGCCGGCAGCAGCGATGAACACCACCATCGCAGCGCCGCAGAGAAGGACGAGATCTTTAGAGGCCTCTCGGTGCCCGACAAGCCGGTGGCGTACGACAGCATAGGTGACGGCGTCGACGCCATTGACGATACGCTAGCGCTTTTGGAAGGGTTGGAGGGAAAGGCGCGGAAAGATAAACCAGACTCGCGCAAGCGAAGCCGCAGCCCAGACGACGGGCGCGACTCACGGCGGAAGCGGAGGGGTCGGTCGAGGTCGAGGGAGCGGAGGAAGCGCGACAAGTACCGGTCGAGATCACGATCGCACGATGATTACGAGAGCGGACCTTCGCTGAAGCAGAGGAGTCGGAGACGCAACTACGATGACGAGGACGATGGCCGCTTTAGGAGGGCACCCGAGCCCGAAGTCGACGATGCGCCTCAGTTGCACAAGGTTTATAGTGGACATGTCACGGGTATCAAGGATTTCGGCGCCTTTGTCAACCTGCATGGCGTACGTGGCAAGGTGGATGGTTTGGTACACATTTCGAGGCTGGTGGAAGGTCAGCGGGTCAATCACCCGTCAGATCTGTTGGAAAAGGGCCAGGACGTCAAAGTCAAGGTTGTCAATATTGAGGGGAACAGGATAGGACTGTCAATGAAGGAGGTGGACCAAGAGACGGGCATGGATCTGTACCCGGAAGACAGGATATCCTCGGGCGCAAATATGCAAGCGTtgggtggcggcggcggcggccggAATGGAAACATGTTTGACGATGGGCCGATGCCACCACCACAGCATCAGCCTCGCCGGCAGAAGAAGCGCATGACGTCCCCGGAAAGATGGGAGATCCGCCAGCTGATCGCGTCCGGTGTCGCGAAGGCTTCCGATTACCCCGACCTCGAAGAAGATTATAACGCGACACTGACAGGCGATGGAGAATTGGAGCTGGAGCAGGATGTCGATATCGAGGTTCGAGAGGAGGAACCGCCATTCCTGGCCGGTCAGACGAAGCAATCATTGGAACTATCACCCATTCGAGTCGTCAAAGCACCCGATGGCTCTATGAACAGAGCTGCCATGTCGGGCACTGCGTTGGCAAAGGAGCGAAAGGAGCTAAAGCAACAAGAAGCAGAGGCTGCCGCGGCGGAAGACTCCAAGGTCGACCTCTCTGCGCAGTGGAACGACCCGATGGCAGATCCAGACAAGCGCAAGTTCGCCAGCGATCTACGAAACGCCAAGTCCCAGATGGCCCAGAGCAAGCCCGACGCTGTTCCGGAATGGAAGCGAGCTGTGGCGCCAAAGGACCAGACTTTTGGCAAGCGGACGAACATGAGCATCAAGGATCAACGAGAGTCGTTGCCTGTCTTCGCCTTTAGGCGGAAGTTCTTAGACGCTGTTAGGGAGCACCAAGTCATGGTGGTTATCGGAGAGACTGGTTCAGGCAAGACGACGCAGCTGACGCAATATCTCGCCGAGGATGGCTTCGCCAACGACGGAGTCATTGGTTGCACACAGCCCAGACGTGTAGCCGCCATGTCCGTTGCTAAGCGTGTGGCCGAAGAAGTTGGCACACCGCTGGGCGAGGCTGTCGGTTACACGATTCGTTTCGAGGACAAGACCAGTCCTGCGACGAAGATCAAGTATATGACGGATGGTATGCTTCAGCGTGAAATCCTCGTCGATCCCGATCTGAGGCGCTACTCAGTTATCATGCTCGACGAGGCCCACGAGCGTACCATTTCTACGGATGTCTTGTTTGCGCTTCTGAAGAAGACGATGAAGCGTCGGAAGGATCTCAAGGTCATTGCCACATCGGCAACGCTCGACGCCGACAAGTTCTCTTCGTATTTCGACGGCTGTCCCATTTTCACGATTCCTGGTCGCACGTTCCCCGTCGAGGTGCTGTACTCACGCGAGCCCGAATCTGACTATCTCGATGCTGCGCTCGTCACCGTGATGCAGATTCACCTTACCGAACCGCCTGGGGATATCTTGCTTTTCTTGACGGGTCAGGAAGAAATCGATACATCCGCTGAGATTCTGTATGAGCGGATGAAAGCATTAGGACCCAACGTCCCAGAGCTCATCATTTTGCCTGTGTACTCTGCACTCCCCAATGAGATGCAGAGTCGTATTTTCGATCCCGCACCTCCTGGCTGCCGAAAGGTGGTCATCGCCACCAACATTGCCGAAACATCCATCACAATCGATAACATTTACTTCGTCGTTGACCCTGGTTTCGTCAAACAGAACGCTTACGATCCCAAGTTGGGCATGGATTCATTGGTTGTCACGCCAATTTCGCAAGCCCAGGCGAATCAACGTGCTGGCCGCGCCGGACGTACAGGACCTGGAAAGTGTTTCCGCTTGTACACCGAAGCGGCCTACCAGTCCGAGATGTTGCCTACAACCATCCCCGAGATCCAGAGGCAGAACTTGTCGCACGTCATTCTCATGCTCAAAGCCATGGGCATCAACGACCTGTTGCATTTTGACTTTATGGACCCCCCGCCAATTAACACTATGCTTACAGCATTAGAAGAGCTATATGCGCTCAGTGCTCTGGATGACGAGGGCCTGCTGACGCGTCTGGGACGAAAGATGGCAGACTTTCCCATGGAACCGTCTCTGG
This is a stretch of genomic DNA from Colletotrichum lupini chromosome 10, complete sequence. It encodes these proteins:
- a CDS encoding argonaute siRNA chaperone complex subunit Arb1 — encoded protein: MEQGKGTRTTAKANEPPAARYSQGPLLPIETTLLPLPPPPSASRLCLCPSKKDPCRPLRESNVGKELERWRKLRICSATSPIISRLPLPPSLFNFNSALSFKNPPCPAAGPCRSHIQAYTRTTGIPHSSHSVSHGTQPPVPQSAECLTQVPCAAHIPFICTTQQVEALVKVVTEDPAYKGRCVSWPATSLTLQRISPSLALAFTEHSLSGPSLLNNLDGVTVSHESAATLHEMAVASFAIAEDLARIVGQVHRDASYHYHKKGTNGPYLPLFTIPPAARVMSCYLHRMDRIMSAGLSTQLMEYAARRLGQSSSILFLLRRAPYECDGDFSCMVIPSYNSNDIMPRPTYLRHALGDNWLTVSVCMEDRLQSLDQIHDLRMPFPRTKQYLMLFQHTCGGSPESILGEGGNANRLLPFVKSLPVFTSSTLASLLYATAICRLALPLLIQQDIHLQPQRKHRDNMAGKKSATADRGPTAMHKYRGTGFEEFYADPPMAPAEAQEERENIYSLELTFAERIQSCIQRYRARRRLGASDRIFNKYLFLGGIDTTPRMFGGNVDADLKDMTPAERREATAIDTVYSSGGGARFYNDDDPDGWDVDFAGVVAGFCSETLPNETAWDYAQMGKAVGLLENFLTYILHHDVCPEYDANVKEALDLCQKAKVDLPLSHQALLRFPGQFNLALSELFCNDFFFFGDAEEFQRPMDFSPEAVFKVAMAMNATQEQFNAVTNSLKYGTIEVIGEEECSVEIISIHRPNDEAHRLTRSIRLGKGHRFEPVGIIITKPCVIEDGYDYGEDIILSDEQRDTFYLEDSILQRLKPGFKLQLCVCELNIGIKFVKQARQVLVEWYTFLPQNLMRHYKEPVPNERPAPSAIKEDAKTGKQEAVTN
- a CDS encoding inositol polyphosphate kinase, producing MPATSTVATSCLCLCSRTPLAKLDGSKQRSLPEKTSCPVPSATCTRQGFGGRGATIHCKKVPCAAESTLRFVGDTEIPFQSSKYEVPYGTTSQRLGGTYHFANGIFNLALAPKSIWLLLGCRRLPNTFTHSSCIRDYASFFLLPILSSNLVPLSPSSHTTLELDQLHFNLSPSPSSRHWTPGGSSLFKLAPPFASLAKPSRLPFTDIYQIERAREIESQEDAQRADIHQFATPRYGHPASHPLQNFPFTPTSTRQAHLGYPLGNRIAHRHSSTTTDPLSFFPTLPSASTMSKTKIPNLPDLSDLLDYDHTVAGHAGTMTTADGSMFIKPCTQAEIDFYQSAYSDPAHADFKEIMPDFWGTLSLVDPLELSSVEDGVPGPVASPEAKKELEASVTGQPPADSHQENGKWVQNKSKKIKTDQSVVLNNSGSGFASPNFLDVKLGVRLWADDAPAEKKRRFDDITSKTTHGPLGFRIAGMKVWRGSTMKSELDQNDYKVYDKDYGRTYVNTDNVVENFRKFIFNKAAGIDDDLARAVVTAFLHDLRNVERVLSSEESRMYSASLLFVFEGDGDKLREAIAQNNAVVDSIVAAEVKVEAEGEKPGRTTSRVDSGIELIEEDRVTIHVPDHGSLSDDDDDDDDVELPKVFTLKLIDFAHAQWTPGQGPDENALKGVRSLIKIFEEMEKEEGYRSSTFAAPPRKVLRAMIYEHGLLNDYNTQIQSSALWCEVEVAPEEDNRLASMITTLRYTIIIIITPGSEVCHYRVLTAGNPKVTSHQLWALHGTNAGRLHSSGIIKGFSWQYGTDLGIQPERFYSGDWGGIFESSPLQSIKIWVFLKSLVQRSDSSVANASDVRHPFVLVLFPSALAQ
- a CDS encoding helicase associated domain-containing protein codes for the protein MDNQLKVVMRIRTATSGWGEVGTGSAFSDTSLSRPSHLEVLFSPTGHLLSATMDDLLNLELLSLVSKVTSELQNHLGVSDKTLAEFIIAQRVEAEDYDGFKKKLAGMGADFPPSLVESVDRLVLTMHPKMKGKAKKNSNGAGSSDEHHHRSAAEKDEIFRGLSVPDKPVAYDSIGDGVDAIDDTLALLEGLEGKARKDKPDSRKRSRSPDDGRDSRRKRRGRSRSRERRKRDKYRSRSRSHDDYESGPSLKQRSRRRNYDDEDDGRFRRAPEPEVDDAPQLHKVYSGHVTGIKDFGAFVNLHGVRGKVDGLVHISRLVEGQRVNHPSDLLEKGQDVKVKVVNIEGNRIGLSMKEVDQETGMDLYPEDRISSGANMQALGGGGGGRNGNMFDDGPMPPPQHQPRRQKKRMTSPERWEIRQLIASGVAKASDYPDLEEDYNATLTGDGELELEQDVDIEVREEEPPFLAGQTKQSLELSPIRVVKAPDGSMNRAAMSGTALAKERKELKQQEAEAAAAEDSKVDLSAQWNDPMADPDKRKFASDLRNAKSQMAQSKPDAVPEWKRAVAPKDQTFGKRTNMSIKDQRESLPVFAFRRKFLDAVREHQVMVVIGETGSGKTTQLTQYLAEDGFANDGVIGCTQPRRVAAMSVAKRVAEEVGTPLGEAVGYTIRFEDKTSPATKIKYMTDGMLQREILVDPDLRRYSVIMLDEAHERTISTDVLFALLKKTMKRRKDLKVIATSATLDADKFSSYFDGCPIFTIPGRTFPVEVLYSREPESDYLDAALVTVMQIHLTEPPGDILLFLTGQEEIDTSAEILYERMKALGPNVPELIILPVYSALPNEMQSRIFDPAPPGCRKVVIATNIAETSITIDNIYFVVDPGFVKQNAYDPKLGMDSLVVTPISQAQANQRAGRAGRTGPGKCFRLYTEAAYQSEMLPTTIPEIQRQNLSHVILMLKAMGINDLLHFDFMDPPPINTMLTALEELYALSALDDEGLLTRLGRKMADFPMEPSLAKVLIISVDMKCSAEMLIIVAMLNLPNVFYRPKEKQSQADQKKAKFHDPHGDHLTLLNVYNSWKQSSYSSPWCFENFIQARSMKRAKDVHDQLVKIMDRYRHPIVSCGRHTQIVRQALCSGFFRNAARKDPQEGYKTLIEGTPVYLHPSSALFGKQAEWVIYHTLVLTTKEYMHCTTSIEPKWLVDAAPTFFKVAPTDRLSKRKQAERIQPLHNKYAGEDDWRLSAQRKGGRGGGGGGTWG